The genomic stretch CTCTCACACATGGGTGCGTACGGGTGGGTGCAAATATATGGCCCaattgtactgaaccaaggttgactgTGTGAGCATGACCTGCACACGTCAAATGTCGGACCAATCGATGCAAGATTTGCCCAAGTGAATAAACCAACATTTTACCACCGAATCTCTTTTTTCTACCTGCTCAAGAAGGTAACGGAAGCATTAACATGAAATTAATGTCGATTCCGTAACGTTTCGACATTACTAgtaacattaaactcattaatggtgacttCGTAACGTCTTGGCATTAATGGCGACATGAAATCTATTAATAATGATTCTATaatgtctcgacattaatgaacaCATTCGGAAGAGTAAGAAGTGAATCTCTGTCCACTTGTGTTCTCCCACAAAACTCTCTTAGTCGTGCATCCGTTAAGCTAAACTACTCGTGATAGTACTGAGGTGCATTCTCAGTTTGCCACAAACAATCAGTGTTTGGTTGTATACGTGGTTTtgtcgttgtatcctgggaaatagacTACCCGAGAGAATCTCGAAGCACAGCCAGAAGTGGGacgaatttgtttcaaggaaactgtgttAAACGTAAACCTCGGTATCTTAGTCAGCGAGTTCTCTTCCCGATTCGATGATGAACTCCCGATTCTACTACGCACTGCATCAACTTTACAACTCAAACTACTAGAAGCTTGGCAGAACCAGCTCCGCTGACAACCTGAGAGTATCTGCTGAGGTCATCAATAGATAAATTagaattgattttatataatttcaattcgataattttttttaatatctcttGTAATAAATTATCTAACAAATTATTTACCGCTTTATTTGGAAGTGTTGGTCAAATTATAAATGTCTTGTTACATGGATGCGATGAATTTGTATTATTTCAACTAAAAGTGTTTCATTTGATATGTTATATGGAGGGGCCAGTTGGATAAAGGGCGAAGGAAAGCTATTTGAGTGATCGTCAATAAGTGTGAGAGGGTGGAGATAGGCAAACGGCAAAGGATTGATCGATTTTTATTTGAGAATTTAAAAAAGTAGAGTGAAGAATCTTATTTGataatctcaaaaaaaaaaaaagtgttctaTTAGAAAATCTTGAGTCCAATAAAAAGGCCAAAGGCTTTATATAATTTTCTCTAACTTGTACGTGGAGTACCCCAAACATCGAATTCATTTTCTCTCTGATCTCAACCCTACACTTACAATCCTTCCCCTACTCTATCTTCTCGTTTCAAAGAAAAAAACGGACCTAAGATTTCGTTGAATTGGTCATCATATGATAGAATTATGAAATCAAACAAGGGTCGATTTTAATAAAATCGGGAGAAATACCTTCTCATGTGTACATTTACCTTtctatatataattataaaaccGATCATGTTTCGATCTTACTGGCTTTTAAGAGAGTCGAGGCTGCGACAATCTTGATCTCCTCGAATATTAACTCGATTGTCATCGTCCACAAATTTGAAATCCACAACTTTGCATGATGCGACAAATTTTGTCAAGTAACGTCGTGGCCAAGAAACTTAAAAAATTGTTAAGCTATTGAATGTACTACACTTTGTACTAAATACTTTATAATACAAGTGGAAATGGTAAAAAATGTGAGGGTGTTTTTTtccacaaattgtacaaataaaTCACACTTTTGTAAAAGTAAATTTTATTCAAGTTGTTTAACAGTTGAGACGTGTGGTAATAGAAAGGTGATTTATTTCTGAGATATAATGTAAAATTAACAGCAAAATAtactattttttgtaaaaagtcctTGTAATTTTATTTCATTTCAACAGTAATAGTTTTATCTATTTTTAAAATCCCAATAAACTTTTTTAGTCTTTATTCAGAAACTCTCAAAATCTATCTCACATTAGTGAACAGACTAAGTAACTATTGTTAAAAATATCAGCTGAgggtaaattattaaattttaaaaatttaggatATTAAAATTAAGGTAACATTCAGAAAATTAGGATAAATATAGCAACAAGACATCGTacttttgtaaatttttaaaagttGATGCATCTAATTGTTaagtttatgatttaaaaatatttaattaaaaaatgtatttatgatatatatatatatatatatatatatggagagAGCTGGAAGTCTCTTCCAGCAGTATCGACTTCTCTGGCTTTGGCTGCTGTCGTTGGGATTTTGGAATCAATTGGTCTAATATTTGGCTTGGGTGTGTTGATGGATTTCATGGGTATAGCTGTTGTATGTCCAATGAAGCAATTGTTCACAATAGTTTCATAGCTgtgtttaattaaattgaattctTGATCTTATTTTCAGCTCATGGATAATGCATACAGAATAAGTCAAGTCACTGGACTAAATCATATTCTTTATTGCTAAAAGATGATTTCATATGTTTGATGATGTCAGAATGTAGAATTCCCTAAAGGATTCAGCTTATGCAATTTGACATTGATGTTATTCTGCTAATCTTATCTCAAGTATGCCGATTTGGAATTTTTCACTCCAGCACTAGTTTTTGGGTTTGTAAAAGCATGGTGGAGATGATAGATATCATATTACAAATTTATATTCTTGCTATATTTTACTGCAACAAAGGCTATCAGTGTTTGAAGCTAATTGTTATAATTTTCCTGACGATCTAATAAATATTTTTGCATTGTAACACAGGACAACAGTTGGATGCTTTCTTGTACCTCTGTAAATTGACAGCATTTTTTATGATTGTTGCAGGATTCACCTATGCGATTACCTGCAGAGCAATTTCTTTCTTATACTCACGAGCATTTGGTGCTCCTGCAATTGTAATAACTAATAACACTTGCTGCTCAAGGAACATTTCGTGGCTTTAAGGATACAAAAACACCATTATATGCTGTCTGTAAGTATTGTATCTTCAACATTTGTTTTTATGTAACCTATTCTTGTTTGGATGTTGTTTTTATTGTATATACAAAGATTGCATTATTTTGCCTCTGTCTCATCTTACACCACTAAACCATATAGACTAACACTGTTTATAACTGTCATTCAATTAAGTCACACCATTCGTCACTATTTTTCCATTCATGTTACCAACTCTTTGCGATCCTTCCCAATCCCTTTTTAAGAATGTGATGGATGCCAAATTGGAGATAGTTGGATAAGTTCGATTGCTCAAAGGTTTTTCATTTCTTCAATTAAATGAAGCTTAGTTCAGATAGAAAATATCTTCTGTGGTAAGCAAGCTTTAGACAGCTATACAAGATGGATTTTGATGTTGCTAAAAAGATAGAGAGAAATGTGATTGAATTGTTTTAAATTTGTggttcttgaaaaaaaaaaagaggaagaatTCATGGAACTTTATTTTAGCATTTCTATTATCAAGCTGACATTTGATATACCAATATAGAGATTTTGTTTGACCTACACATGGCATGCCAAATATTATTGGGTAAATTTTTTGCACGTCCCTTGTAGTTTACCAGTAGTACACAGACTCCATTTCTTCAAAGATCTTCACATAGCCCATCAAATGACTTACATAGTCAAGTGCCCATTATATATACACCCATTGTAATTTGCTGTTGTTCCATGTATCTCTCACTTTTATTTCCAAGTTAGATAAATTGTAAATTGTTGAGGTAGTATTTCAGTTATATATTATGCACAAAGAAGTCTGCTCATGAAGGTTGCTTGGATATCGATACAGGATAGTCTGAAAAATGGCAACTCCATCAAAAAGAGTGTATACTCTTTGATACTAGTTCATttgtaaaatcttttcttttcatgaaaaattatttcttttcagAGAGGTTTGACTAACTTCAAGTTGCATAAATTCAAACCTAAAATAATTGGGAGTATAAAAGATCATGAAATGAATCATGAGCTgatgattttttttctataatGGTCAACTAGcactgaaaaatattttagtcTCAATATTCATTCTTAGCAATTAGTGTTTTTGGTTATTGTTTCACATCTTATTTTGTTGATGCCAAATTTAGCACTGAGTAATACTACAATCATCTTGCCTATCAGGTGCTGGAAACTTGCTAAATGCCGTAGTCGATCCCATTTTGATATTTCTGCTTGGTCTAGGGATAGGCGGTATGTCTATGCAATATGATATTATTAGCAAACCAATGAATTGTTATTTTGTTACTTCTCTTCTTTAATTCACTTTCATGCTTGATTCTATTCAAGATATTTGATAGCTGCTATTCTCCTCTGGAAGCTGAATGAGAAAGTTATACTATCTCCGAGTATAAATGGGAAAGGAATGAGTCAAATATTTGAAATCTGGTAGGTTGCCCAAATGCTTTTAATATACAATAAACAAAGATATGTAAGATGATCTGTTTGAGCACTTTTTGTATTGGAAAAAATGAATGGGATAGTCTGTAGGAGGGAAGCTTGTTGTGAGACAAGGAACTCATTTCCTTTTGCCTCttcctcttttctctcttctttctccttatcTTGATTCAACATCTATTTTCTTGTTTCTCTTTCTTCAACAGCATGAATTTGGAGAGAGGCGTTTTGAAATATCACATCGAATTGGGATGGAACTAAGTAGATAGAGAGTTAAGCTGAACCATTCTAGTATAATAAAAAGAACAATACATTTTTCATAAACAGACAAATTAGCTTTCTAGTTTAACTCCGTATCAAATGGTCAAAAGCATTCAGTTTTACTGTTGCCTAAATCATGGATTTTCCTTTTTGGCATTCTAGTCTGATTATGATTGCTTTAGTTATAATTCAATGAATGACTATAAAGTATAAACCACATGGAAAACTAGATCTGAATACTATACATTTTGTTTTTGAAGGAGAATACTTTTAATGCTATTCTTATGCAGTTGGTTTCTTGGTTGGAAGAACCATTGCGGTGCTCATAACCATGACAATATCAACTTCCAAGGCAGCGCGAGAAGGTCCAGTTCCCATGGCCAGTCACCAGATATGCCTGCAAGTTTGGTTGGTCATTTCTTTGCTTAATGATGCTTTGGCACTCACTGGTCAGGTCAGATAACATAATCAACCTGCTCATTCTTCAAAATATACAGATAAGAAAATACAACTCCATTTTCAGTTCATTTGAAATATTAAGAAAATGTGCAAACCTTTTTCACAGGCTTTACTAGCGAGTGAATATACCAAGAAGAACTATAAACAAGCTCGCATTATAGTGTATAGGGGTTTACAGGTTTGTATGATGCTCTTAGTTCAACACATTCTATATATAATTGCCCATGAATCTATGGTTACTAGTAAAATCCAATGGGAAAAGTTTGTTATCAATTTCTTTGATCGTCCTTTAAATCATCGACAGGTCAGAACAACGTAACTGGCATTGCACTGAGTGTGTTGTTGTTCTTTGGATTCGAGTCATTCTCAACTCTATTCACCACTGATTTTGCTGTTCTCCAAATCGCTAGTTCTGGTGTTCTGGTATAAatttcttttcattattgttAAAACTCAGAAGATTTGTTTAATTTGTCCATAATCAAGTTGGAATTTTTTGAATCAAGTTGGAATTTTTTGCAGTTTGTGTCTATATCTCAACCAATCAATGCCATTGCTTTTGTAATTGACGGGGTCTACAGTCGACGGCATCTCAGACTTTTCGTATGCTGCATATTCAATGGTCTCATCTCTTCTACACTTACAATTCAACAACACTACTTTTTCACTTCTTCATTACCTTAAATATATGTCGTATAGGTGCTTATAGGGTTAATCTCATCCGTGTTCCTTCTTATGGGTTATGGCTTGGTTCTCTTTATGCTGcaaaggttggaaccgccaacccagcggccccctcaagtatgagagggagtaaatcacggtgaatacgggctcagctatgacatggtggtctcaggtgtttagcacggacagatattgatgttatcgcatttgctgccgcagaccctcgacctctcgactcatgctgcaagaatccatgtcataaccagttgatcccgcccgtgggggctTGGTTCTCTTTATGAGTCTACGAGCCCTTGCTGGAAATTGGAGGTGCAAAAACTGATGTAAACTACCTCGACATCCTTATTTTACGATGCTGACACTTTCTCTTGGCTTCCAGACTACAAACCAAAGGTACGTGGTCCATGGAAAATATTATGGTCAGATACGGAGATAGGAACCGTAAAAGAGTCATGAGATTGACTATTGGCGAGGTAGTATAGTACTCTCACATACTATTTCATACTGAATGGAGTATGAGACCCACCCTGCATCGCTCGATGAGGATGATTGGAAAAGGCTTGAACTTGCAGATGCTCATAAGTTTCAGTGAGCTCAACTACTCTAACTGTCATTTACTGAAGTAGACGAATAATCTTCGTAACTTACCGGGGACTTTAACCTTTAATTTGTTTACAGCATACAGTTTGAATTCTAGTTTGATCTCATCCTCAATAGCCAACCAACAGAGCTTCTCTTATCTAGAGTTGTCTGTGAAGGACTAATATCTGGTCCAAGTCATGCTGCTGTATTTGAAGAAATAGAATCCACGACATTCAAGTTAATGATGTCTTAATAACTCATTCAAGAGCGTTTTCAGTAgtatttttctcaattttttctatattattttggtatgatttAAAGACGAAACACACGCTATGAAAGGATAATTTCAGAAATAATGATAACTTTGGTAACTGATGAATCGGAGATAGGAAGCATTCTCCTCTGCTCCTCGGCACGGTCGATATTCTCCTTGCTCGGCTGGCTCTCGTGTACAAAAGCTCAATTTAACGGAGACTTCCTTGTCAAGTTGGTTCTCACCTCAACCTCCGATAATTTTTGATGGTCGAATTGACATACTTTGTTGCTAGAACCGTCCCTGGCTCAATAGTAGAAACCGAGGGTGACACCTAGTCAACGGTCTGATCATGTAAAATGTACGACTCAATCATTGTCCCGTCTATTATCTAACTTATAGTCACTCCGTCAATTAGCTCCCGACTCATCACTCATATAagatggtaaaagatgaatatgttcGCCTCCAGTACCTCTAGCACCCCTGTCAATCCGTCCCaagatcaacacggaggaggtaaaatcacgggtggctactagtctttgaaatagtgactagcatataagagagatattacctcgattttatcgagattcgaacctcagacctcgtgatgataacacctcatgtgctagccattaGATCGTCTCGAGAGGACACACCGCTCATATAAGGTGGCAATAAAGACGACCACCACTCATATAAGGCACTATGTGACTCGTGGTCAGCGCGTAGGTAATGTGGATATTCCCTCCCGTCATAAGCGAAAAGAAAAAGGGGGTTAGTTTGGGCTTAGCCCCCTCCTTATAATGGTATATTATACCTCAAGTTAGCCCCCCTCCTTATAAGAGTATATTATCTAACTCAAATATCAAAGcagaatataaattttttaattaattcaatatatctCTTCTCTATACTTAAGACTTCAAATTTAACTCAAATTCTAAAAGATCTAATATTTTCTAATTAGCTCAAATCCATAATAGATGAGTTTGATAAAAAATCTCGTAAGATAAAATATAATgtcaataaatttaatttattatttttgtggTGTCTTATATGATTATTCTATTTAcactcttttaatttattttttaattatttatttatatgttgttGAAATATTATGTGAAAGAGTGGTTATATAATATAATACATTaattttatatgatttttttaatgatttattttaaatttaatcccGAAATAAAATCTTAGTTTCATCCTTCCCTCCCGTCGATCATATAATGTTCGACGATGGTAGATGAAGACATAATTTTCGTCTCGCATACAGAGGCCACTCTTCTTCTCGTTCACGCGCACTCGCGAGCCTCTTTCTCTTTGGTTTAGTGCCGACTTAATCGTTGGAAGGTCACACTGGCTACATCGTCACATGTTGACACGTGTTGACTAGTATAACCGTCCAAACGCATCATCTAGAATCCatgaccaaattttttttttataaattaataaaatagcttttatattttgaataaattatgAGTAGAACGAACTTCTAatttattgtttttttaaaaaaaaatcaattttatgatatagataattattattttttaaaaaaaaatcaattgtatGATAtacataattattattttttaaaaaaaaacaatttttatgATATAGTTAATTGATAGCGTTTCTTTTAATTTTCtgctaaaataaaaatatctaattttctACACGGAACCTGCCTTCTTGCTGCTTGCTTTCCTCCCCTTCTCGTTCGTCTGGCCTGCTGCGGTGCTGCCTGCCTGCCTGCAGTAGTACGGCGAGATCCGCCCTGAACGCCGCCCAGTACGGCAAGCTTAATTAATTTAGTTCCTCCTCTttatctttctctttctcttggaCAAACGCAGAGCTAGCGAATCAACGTCGACGAAGAGGAAATTGCCGGTCGATGGATTTAAAGTTGACTGGTTCAGAAAAAGGCCGTCGCTTGCCCTCCAAGGCTCATTTGCGAGCTCTGTTCGCCCCCTGCAAGAACTGGGCCATGCAACCCATGAACATGGCGCTCATGGCGTGGGCCTTCGTCGTCGTCGCGGGTCTCACCGTCGTCTTGCTCTTCATGTCGGGGGGCATGGACGGCGCCGTGCCGGAGAGGTCGGAGAGGACGCGGTGGACCGAGATCACCAACCAGATTCTCAACGCCCTCTTCACTATCATGTGCATCTACCAGCACCCGAGGCTGTGCCACCACCTGGTACTCCTCTGCCGCTGGCTGCCGGACGACGCCGCCGAGGTGAGGAAGGTCTACTGCAAGAAGAACGCTAACGCCGGCGCTCGGCGGAGCGACGGGAGGGGTCACATGGCGTTCGTCGTCGTGCTTCTCCACCTCACTTGCTTGTGTCAGTACGGCCAATGCGGGCTCTACTGGGGATATTCCTCCGACGACCGGCCGACGTGGCTACAGATCTTCTTGATGGCGGTTGGAATCTTGTCGCCGGCGGTGGCCAGCGCCTACGTCGCCTTCGGCCCCCTTGAAAGCAAACTCGATGAGGAATTTGAGATTTCGTCATCGAGGAGACACGAAAGAAAGGAGGCCGTGGGCCGGGAGTGGGCTGGCGGCCTCTTCGACTGCGGCGACGACCATGTCGGCGCGTCGCTATCGCTCTTCTGCACCTGCTGCGTGTTCGGGTGGAACATGGAGCGGCTGGGACTCGGGAACAAGTACGTCCACGCCGCCGAGTTCGTGCTGCTCTGCTTCGCTCCCCTGCTTGTGTTTACTACGACGGCGAGCCGCATCGACGACGGCGTCGTGAAAATCCTGATGAGAGTCGCCGGGGCGCTGCTCTGCTTCTGCGGGTTGCTCTACGGTGGGTTTTGGAGGACGAAAATGAGGGAAAGGTTCGATCTCAAGGGTGATCCTTCGTGCTGCAGGTGTTCGCCGACGGCGGCCGACTACCTGCGGTGGCTGCTTTGCTGGCCGTGCGCGGTGGCGCAGGAGGTGCGGACGGGGAATTTGTACGACGGCGTCGAAGAGAGCAGGGAAAGGGACTTGGAGGAGAGATCGAGGTCGTTGGCGGCGCCGGCGAATGGAGGTGCAGCAGGAAATGGAAGATATGGTGACGTCACGATCGACAACGACGAGGAGAAAGATGATTCTAAGGCGCCGCCAGTTCAGCAGTTGATTCAGCAAGAAGGCGATCTAAGAAATTGATTAAAGAGGAATTTCATTTCGTTTAAATAAGATTTGGATACTTTAAATATTCGAATTTGGATCGTGTTCGGATTTACATCCGATCGTGATAAATAATTCCTAAGTTTGGTTGCCCATAAATGAATTGATTAAGATAAATCTCATTAGGATATCCCAATGCTTAGGATATCCCAATGCTATTATTAACACGCTCAAGCGTTAATGGCATttgctattatttttttattttcttttcaataTGTAGTTATTAACGCGTTCAATTCTTTGAACACATTAATACTATAATAGATGAACAGTAGGGTCACGTTAATATACACGCCCACAT from Zingiber officinale cultivar Zhangliang chromosome 5B, Zo_v1.1, whole genome shotgun sequence encodes the following:
- the LOC121986743 gene encoding uncharacterized protein LOC121986743, whose protein sequence is MDLKLTGSEKGRRLPSKAHLRALFAPCKNWAMQPMNMALMAWAFVVVAGLTVVLLFMSGGMDGAVPERSERTRWTEITNQILNALFTIMCIYQHPRLCHHLVLLCRWLPDDAAEVRKVYCKKNANAGARRSDGRGHMAFVVVLLHLTCLCQYGQCGLYWGYSSDDRPTWLQIFLMAVGILSPAVASAYVAFGPLESKLDEEFEISSSRRHERKEAVGREWAGGLFDCGDDHVGASLSLFCTCCVFGWNMERLGLGNKYVHAAEFVLLCFAPLLVFTTTASRIDDGVVKILMRVAGALLCFCGLLYGGFWRTKMRERFDLKGDPSCCRCSPTAADYLRWLLCWPCAVAQEVRTGNLYDGVEESRERDLEERSRSLAAPANGGAAGNGRYGDVTIDNDEEKDDSKAPPVQQLIQQEGDLRN